The Malus sylvestris chromosome 3, drMalSylv7.2, whole genome shotgun sequence genomic sequence catatagctagttcggttgctggttcctaattgctctccactcaTTATACATTTCCTGAGCCATATCATTCCTCATTGCAGTCCACTGGTCCGATGTTTGAAcactaccaacatattcaccttcttctgtattttgtccatcttctattattggcaaattctccattggatctacagacatctcttgcctaataagattgtgtagtaggcaacaagcggtaattattcgaccttgtgtccttatcggatagaaagatggactccttagtatcgaccaccttccttttagcaagccaaaacagcgttcaattacattccttgccttagaatgcttcatgttaaaatattcttccttattagaaggtgttcgtccctcccattcagataaatgataaggtattcctctatagggtgcaaggaatccttcaccatttgtataaccaccatctacaaggtaataataacctaatgaaaaaaaaaaacagaccttattagtgttttgtagttgacaaacagaactaaacctaacttacaaagttgagaccaagtaatagtcttacccgctggtaccttaaaaccattaggcctactaattgcatcatgtagcactctagagtctgatgcggaaccctcccaccccgaaaacacatatatgaactgcatatctcctgaacatacacctaacacattagttgcgactcgaccctttcttgttcggtatcttggtttgtcaatttcagatacatgcacatcaatgtgtgttccatccaatgctcccaagcaattcttaaaaataaaaaataaaaaagttgttaatttatacaaagggaatgaagagttaaagcttagggaaaatgaaaaaaaattctcatcataccttaaaacatcgccacctaggatctgtagaatcaataggcacaggctgggggacttttagtaggataccttgtaatcgcaaaattccttgcaatacgctattgaaatacctacttatagtctctcccgacctataaaatctaccgccaacactacgattcttagtatgatgtgctaatatttgtaaagtcatacacacctgttcctctacagacaccaaaccatcagtttttaccctcccatcttgacgaagtaagtcgcataatatgccaaaagtccttctatccattctcaattcgttgacacattcagtatcagtattccttttataccattcagataacacaaactaatctctcgtctaataagtgaacggttagtcaatgtgggtcgttcaacatgtctctgttTGCCACGTAGCATCAACACCACAAGAATcgtacaaatacaaattgtctccaaataagacatctctaacaataagatcaataaaagcttccttcgatccatatctatccaaacaaaaaaaaaaacaaaaaacaaattaaggaCATCTATAAACATCTATAAACATGTGTCTAAGAACACTAGTATGAGGATTGCTATCATTGCTAGGCATTGCATGTGAAgagggaaattaaaggacacctgtaatgcagtagccttagccttagccttagccttagccttctgtttatgctcctcttctctgcaaccaacaaccacaaaaaattgcaattcagcatcaaccccacacaatacaaaacattcacattgtaataTCATGGTTATAAACCAAGTACATACACACACTCATGGAAAAATGTGcaaaatacacatacatactcacactcacactcacactaacacacacacggacatacacactTTCACACACTGACAAAgactcacacacaccctgcatacatacatacacacacacacacacactgcacacacacacacacactgcatacacacacacactgcatacacactcacacacacacacactgcacacacatactgcatacacacacacacacactgcatacacactcattcacacacacacactgcatacacactcattcacacacacactgcgcacacactcacactcacacacactcacactcacacttacactcacactcacccacaaacacagtcacacacacacacacacagggaCAGAatgcaacacacacacacacactgcatacacacacacactgcacacacactcacactcacactcactcacactcacactcactcacactcacactcactcacactcacacttacactcacactcacacacaaacacagtcacacacacacacacacacacggggacagagtgcaacacactcttaccctcacacacacacacacacacacacacacacacacacacacacacactgcacacacacactgcatacacacacacacacactgcatacacactcattcacacacacaccgcatacacactcattcacacagacactgcacacacacacacactgcatacacactcattcacacacacattgcacacacacacactgcacacacacctAAATCAAATAACTCAACAATGTTTTGTAATAACTCAACAATGTTTTGTAACTTATAATCCAAATGAACAATTGACTGGTTaagaaattaaaatctaaaagctACAGACCCTAGAAAACCAGAATCAAAAGATATACAAACTTAAAAAGCATGTATCAACCATCAATCGAAGCCCAGAGCAACGGCAAGCTATGATTGaaaattctaatctcaatttgaccctaaaaatcaaaaccctaatttgttcaagtgcagaggtctataattgaaaatttatcaaaccCAAAACACCTAAATCAAATAAAGCCCAGTAATATCACGATCTGcaaaaaaaaatcgaagaaaTAATGTCGGATTCGAAGTTTACCAGATGAGGGCGAGCATGATGGAGTTGAGGGCGAGCAagacgcagagatgaggatgaggaggacGAAGATGAGGGAGCAGGGCAAGGAGGGAGCACGGCGAGGATCGAGGTTGAGCGAGGTTCTCTCTCGCAGGAGCGCAGGAGCGCAAGAGGTCTTACGAGTCCGGGGGTGATCGGGGTGCTTCGCTTAGAACTCGTAGTGAGGGGTTTAATCCCAGCGAGTCAGACCTAATCCCATTAAACCTAATCCTGGTGCAGACCAAACAAGGGACtacagtccagtccagtccagtcctccCTAATCCGGTCAAACAAACGGGTCCTTAAAGTGTTCCAAAATAAGGCTAATGGCACTTGCTAACATTAGCATAGGATCAGTTGGTTAAATCATTCGCTCATGCATGCGATGTCATGTGTCCGAATCACTTTCTGTAGTTTAGTTAAATTTAACGTAGATTATCctatcattttaaaaaaaatgaagaacttTAAGAATAAGGAAATGTAGGTCTAAAATGAAAATAAGTTGATCTTGGATTCTTTGTTTTAAACTCAAGTAAAACTCAAAACTTTAGCTTATTATTAAAAACCAATAAAGTCAGctctaaacttttttttatttgtgcaaTCACTTTCCTCTCGATATCGCAGCCAACATTCAAATCGCTGACATGCTCCATTCCCTTGATCTCTGCTTCCTCTTCGCCCATGTCATAAACCTCATGCAGCCCGACTTCAAACCAGCCGGCATGTATATTTCCCGAACTTTGGGTGGTACTGGGACAACCTCGGTCTCAATGTACATCCGTCACTAATTGATATGATACTTGTTCGTGGCGGGAATTTCCGTGGGGGATGCTTCCtgtccgacgagcacacagctcctcgAGAGGTTGGcaccggttgatgctttctgtcgggcttctgctttactggcgggcttgCCGGGCAAAGCCTGTTgggcaaggcttgtcgggcaaggctgaaagagaaggacatagttaactttgaaaggtgcctttgtgaggccttaggtgtaggccttgaggctcacaatcaagattaacttttaagtgctcaggcgtgccactgccatcttcagcatggcagatgtagaacggatgtttgagtttaattatatatattcgagagattatgttagttattgacaggtgcctttgtggggccttaggtgtaggccttgaagcttcccatcaataactaacttagtactcgAATACATAAGGTTCATTTTCTTGGTTATATGGGTcttataaccatcatacttctgattacctgagctcaaagagcaaaatgaatccaaatatgtgcctttgtggggccttgaataggccttgaggcttcccatcagaaccccttctatactcaatgttcttgcccgagaaataggatgaatccaaataggtgactttgtggggccttgaatatgccttgaggcttcccatcagaattcatctTGTCCTCGAACGttatatggtaatcataatataacagcaataaaactaagtgacaggtcgattacttgcgccccaagtaacttcggacttcttgttatcaaagcttgtagtggatgggttaagtccacatcaggttcttttttatgccttgaggccaaggacttttagggtgatcaaatcttatatgcccgagggcttagaacttagatctggtttgaactgttaagacatattcaaatcggattcaagtgtTGAGAGAatcttttaatagccatattactagaaataacttggatacaacttgtagtatacaacatattgctaggctactgaatgaaaagacaaaaacgaagagggtcgggcaaggtttaaccttgtcgggcaaggctgatcgtcttgcaacttcctatctttgtattTTATCAAGaggtttgaaagcttagaaaaaGGACGGGGAGGTGAGTTTATAGAAGAAATAAATACTACAGCaagagttgaacagggtagcagagctattacaaaggtttatcctgaaagggatgaaggattgggctgactacaacttcgttttgaaggcaaatctggttttgagcagagtttgtgcttgtatttgtttgtttgagtgtctatcccgaaagggatgaaggattgggctgactacagcttcgttttgaaggcaaatctggctttgagcagagtttgtgcttgtatttgtttgtttgagtgtccttgattctgacttctctttctccttttatagacaccttggcttggcctcctgtagctataatcttgcccgaatgtagtctgaaggatagtgactcatcagctatttacttgtactgccatttaAAAGTaccttttgggctgattagctggctggtctataccacttggccattgggtaggtgagcaagtagtCTGCATGGCCTGCACCTAGTCAGAAACGGGCTTCTCCTGTCTTCTGGACTTCGGCTGGGTTTTGACTGGCCTTGACTGGGCTTCTTCCTTTTAGGCTGCTCTTTGGGCCAACTTCCCtcgagcccaaagtttaagttttgatccaaacaataCTAAAACTTTATAATGCAATGTGAGAAACTAAAATTCTGTGATGCATTTAAAAGTCACCTAGGAGGTAATTAGcctaaaacaaaataataaaaccatCATAAATCAAGTCAAGATTAACCATCGTATCAAGTATCAagtcatttttcaaaaaaaaaataaatgatgaGATTAACGTGAATTTCAGATTACTTCAAATCCCTAGCTAAAATCAGAGTGCAATATTAAAAAGTTCACACAAACTTTGATTCGCATGACTCATGAGCGAACAAAATTCCTGCTTGCTACACAGCCTCCTCATCTAATAATTATTAATAACGTTTCTCTCACAGAAGTTGGGTAACGTTTAAGTCATTGGGAATGTCATGATACATATTTAAGATATTGCTGCAAAAACTATCCCTCTCATCTTCTGTGCAACAATTGGCATAGGTAGTGGTGGCCGGACTTGAGGAAGGTGTTGATAGCAGCGAACCAAAGCTACACATATTTTGAAAGCTTTGATTATTAACGTTATCAGAAATGCACGCCGGCTGGTAATCTTGTCCTGGAATATTATGGCTAATGATTGACTCGTAGTTAGAGTCATACGAGCCCACCTGGTTTGTTATTATAGGAACAAAACTACTCTGATCGGCTCCATTTGTAGTACAAGGGTGGCCAAAATTAGTGATAAGGGGTTGGTTTAGAAATGGGGCAACATTTGGGAGCTGGTTTGATTGAAATTGGTTTTGATCATTGTTTTGTAAAAGGGCAAGTGGGTTTTGTTGAGCATGATTCTTTGAAGGAAATTCAGGATGCGATGATTGCGGTCTGCGTTGGCTTGTTAACAAAGTAGCGGCTAAGTTGAGGAGCTCTGGATCCATTATAGGTCCAATACTGAGCAGATTCGGAATATTAAGCTGCAAATTATCTGACGATGAGTTATAGAGGGTTGATGAGAGAAGGGAGGTGAGTTCAAGAAGATCGAGACGAGGAGTATGAGTGACAGGATCAATCCCCATTTTTAATAGCCTCTTTCTGATGTGTGTGTTCCAATAGTTCTTGATCTCATTATCTGTTCTTCCTGGCAAGCGAGAAGCAATGGTAGACCACCTAGATAGAAAGAGATCATCTTAATTAGCTTATAGTTAAGTactgaaataaaaaattggcaTTGACTTGTACACTACTTTTGTCCACTCTTCAATCAAGACTTATCTAAATATGGCTTAGCTTAAATTGACAGTGTGATGACATAAAATGTCCTAAGCTCCCTTCTTGATATATAGAGACAAACCTaatctttataaattaaaatatttatggAGTAGAcaaaagtttttatttatttatttttatttttaaatttattattattaaggggcGGGGAGGATTTGAAGCTATTACAATAGTTTAGGAAAATGGGAAGTTTCGACTTAGGACTCATGAGTGGAAACCCAGAACCCTGTCCACTAGGATATGAGACCACATGCCGACAAAAgttctaaattgttttggataAAAAATCAGTTAaaagaagaatttttttttttcaatggacTGAAACAAAACATGAAATGGAAACCTAGAACTTTGTCCACTAGGATATGAGACCACACGCATGAGTAGAATGTTTTTGataaaatggaaaacaaaaacatgaaCAACAAAATTTTAGTACGATATTTTCTAGTGTATATGTACGTACTTGTTTCCCAAAACACTGTGTAACTGTATTATggtctcttcttcttccattgAGAATCTCCCTCTCTTAATATCAGGTCTTAAATAGTTTGCCCACCGAAGGCGACAACTCTTTCCACACCTTTTCAGTCCTATACACAAAACAACAAATGATCAGGAAACTTCACAAATTTAGTGAATTATTTGTACTTAATTCAActatatataattaaacatgGAACAATCCAGCATGAAAGAAAATTTAAGACGTGATGATTACTAATTTGTAATTAAACTAACCTGCATTCTTGGGGAGGGTTCGCCATCTCCCATGCCCGTGTTTCTGAATGTAATGAACGAGTTTATGATCTTCCTCCGGACTCCATGGACCCTTTTTCAATCCATTCGTCTCACAACAAGGATTTTTCCCCATAATATTAGTTGgtcaagaaaaaggaaaaagttaATCTATgtttggaagagagagagagagagagagagagagagagagagagagagagagagagagagagagagagagagaagaagaagcaaaagaGCAGAAATGTTGCTGTAGGGGAAGTGTTAGggtgtatataaatatacaatAAGGGAACAAAGCAAGCAAAGAAAATTGGGAAGTCAATGGGGTTCGGTACCACCCTAGCTTGTTCACCATTCCAACGAGACGTGTCCTGTTAGTGTTGAATATATCACAGCTCATCAAAACAGTTGTAAATGGATTGGATGATGTATAGTTAATTGAAAGAGTTAGTTAGAGTTTGTTACTCAAAGTTTATTAGCTAGTTCTTTAGTCAGCTATATATAGCTATTGTAAATAAATAGTAAGATTAGTTCATTGAGTTCAATGCAAAACCTTCATTCATTCTTTCTCAcatttctcttctctctgtAAAACTTCATTTCTTGGTTTTACAATTGTTCATCTCTACTTCTTCtccaatgtagttaacatggtatcagagccactaaGGCTCACGCCATGGATCTTGGTGGTCGATTCCTCTTCTCTCATTACTTTCTATCTTTCTTCattactttcttttgtttccgcATATTTGATCGTTTATGCTTCCGTATTCATAGTTCTTATTTTTTGGTCTCTGGATTTTTCATCCGGGTTTTGTGTTTagttttggggttttttttttcctctgagTTTCAAGATGAAGCTAGTGAGACCAGCACGGCACCACTACTCGACTTTCACATGGAAGACGTCGACTCTCTTCTCTTCCTTCACCTTCGGAACAACCACCTTCAACATGCTATTCTTCATCTCCGCCTTGATACTGTCAATCTagagggttagggttttcacgAAGATCTGCATAGTTTAAGAAATTGGGGATATGAAATTCGAAAGAAATTAGGGATTTAAAAGAGATTTGGGACGATTGTTCAGATTTCGATTCCTTCGACCGCCGACTCTTTCTATCGTACACAGGTGCGAGTAACTGCTGGAAATGAATCCACTCAAGTTGTTGAAGCTCAACGAACGATGATCGATTTTGAGGCCACTCGCATGACAGAAATCTTGTTTAAGACACGCCAGTGGATATCCAATGGTTCAAATTCTTTTAGACTTGCAGAGGTGGTTGAGCAGAATGAGAAACCACAGGTCAAACTGACGCTGCCATTTAGGTACGGTGGCAGCTTCCATGATGTGCAAGCAATTTTAATGTGGCAGCGTGCTTGAAGCAATTTTTGTTGTCGAAGTATGATGACGACAAGGACTGGTGGATGTAGATCATGTCCATCAACGAAGCGGTTGTTGGTTGACTCTACCATGGATTCTTAGATCGATGAGAGATTTCTGGTTTTCTTTCTCAGCGTTCTTGGGTCAAGATTGAAGTTCTTATCAGGTTCTTGATTTTTGGTTTTCACAGTGCACATAATCTGTTTGATTAAATGTTTTAGTAAGAAAATGTTCACTACACTCTGTTTGTTCATCTTTCTTGTGAGTCTTATGGGATATTAGTGTGATATTTGGATTCAAGATTGGTCATCGCTTCAAGATCAATGTTTGTATGCAAGTTTATCTATTAAAGCCGATAGCCATTTTCTGCGAGATTGTTGAAGGAATACAAAGGCCGATAACCATTCCTTTCTGTTGCTTGATTAGTTCTTGGTTGAATGCAATTTGTTCTCTGTTAAGGCCGATAGCCATTTTCTGCGAGATTGTTGAAGGAATACAAAGGCCGATAGCCATTCCCTTATGTTGCTTGATTAGTTCTTGGGTGTTCGAGATTTATGCACTCGAAAAAGGCCGATTGCCAATAGTGTGTTGAATGCAATTTGTTTTCTGTGAGATTGTTGAAGGAATACAAAGGCCGATAGCCATTCCTTTCTGTTGAATAGTTTGTTCTTAATTGTGTGGGACTTCTGCACTTAAAAAGGCCGATTGCCAAGAAGTGTATTGATTGCATACAAAATGGTTCCATAATCTAGCTAGGtatgttgaaagaaatattggAAAACATTGTCTTTGGAAGATTGTATATGCAAAGGTGATGTGTGATGATAATGGGATGAGCAacatgttttggttttttgcaAGTTTGGAAGGATGATAACTATATGTGGTTGTACCTTATCGCAAGGAAAATAGTAACCACAGAGGTGTAGAAATCAGTTTGAGGGGCTGAAA encodes the following:
- the LOC126614929 gene encoding transcription factor MYB74-like; the protein is MGKNPCCETNGLKKGPWSPEEDHKLVHYIQKHGHGRWRTLPKNAGLKRCGKSCRLRWANYLRPDIKRGRFSMEEEETIIQLHSVLGNKWSTIASRLPGRTDNEIKNYWNTHIRKRLLKMGIDPVTHTPRLDLLELTSLLSSTLYNSSSDNLQLNIPNLLSIGPIMDPELLNLAATLLTSQRRPQSSHPEFPSKNHAQQNPLALLQNNDQNQFQSNQLPNVAPFLNQPLITNFGHPCTTNGADQSSFVPIITNQVGSYDSNYESIISHNIPGQDYQPACISDNVNNQSFQNMCSFGSLLSTPSSSPATTTYANCCTEDERDSFCSNILNMYHDIPNDLNVTQLL